The following coding sequences lie in one Lolium perenne isolate Kyuss_39 chromosome 2, Kyuss_2.0, whole genome shotgun sequence genomic window:
- the LOC127335585 gene encoding beta-glucosidase 16, giving the protein MEMYSATGMLMLLTAALAILAPSAWGLDRAEFPAGFLFGAATSAYQIEGAYLEDGKGINNWDVFTHTRPGDITDGRNGDVADDHYHRYMEDVEIMHDLGVNSYRFSISWARILPRGHLGGVNSAGIAFYDRLIAALLQKGIEPFVTLHHFDQPQELETQYGSWLGAGIREEFDYYADVCFRAFGDRVKFWTTFNEPNVFAKHSYMLGTYPPNHCSSPFGTCNSGNSYREPYVAAHNIIMSHAAVVDNYKRNYQAKQGGSIGIVIEMKFYESLTNNTEDILAAQRAMSFEIHWFLDPLFFGEYPKEMREMLSSNLPKFSLAEKRLLQNKVDFIGINHYTAIYAKDCMLSSCDLNTYEGNALVLAIGERDGVRIGKPTALDGFYDVPEGMEKIIKYVNKRYENVPIYITENGYSQHSSNGLEGLVNDVGRVNYLHGYLSFVASAVRRGANVRGYFVWSLMDNFEWAHGFTVRFGLYHVDFNTQVRTQKMSAKWYHDFLMSSRPVDALQTLREDS; this is encoded by the exons ATGGAAATGTACTCGGCGACGGGCATGCTCATGCTGCTGACGGCGGCGCTGGCGATCCTCGCACCGTCCGCGTGGGGGCTCGACCGCGCCGAGTTCCCGGCCGGGTTCCTCTTCGGCGCGGCCACGTCTGCTTACCAG ATTGAGGGCGCGTACCTGGAGGACGGCAAGGGAATCAACAACTGGGATGTCTTCACCCACACACGGC CTGGGGACATCACGGATGGACGGAACGGGGACGTAGCAGATGATCACTACCACCGGTACATG GAAGATGTGGAGATCATGCACGATCTAGGCGTTAACTCGTACAGATTCTCCATTTCGTGGGCGAGAATCCTGCCAA GAGGCCATTTGGGAGGCGTTAATTCAGCTGGAATTGCGTTCTACGACCGCCTGATCGCTGCACTGCTGCAGAAAG GGATAGAGCCATTCGTGACCTTGCACCACTTCGATCAGCCACAGGAACTGGAGACCCAATACGGCAGCTGGCTGGGCGCCGGAATCCG GGAGGAGTTTGATTACTACGCGGACGTGTGCTTCAGGGCGTTCGGTGATCGGGTCAAGTTCTGGACGACCTTCAATGAGCCCAACGTATTCGCCAAGCACTCCTACATGCTGGGAACATACCCTCCCAATCACTGCTCCTCGCCGTTCGGGACCTGCAACAGCGGCAACTCATACCGGGAACCCTATGTCGCGGCTCACAACATCATCATGTCACATGCTGCAGTTGTCGACAACTACAAGAGAAACTATCAG GCAAAGCAAGGTGGCTCGATCGGGATTGTGATTGAGATGAAATTTTACGAGTCACTGACGAATAACACGGAGGATATCCTGGCGGCACAACGTGCAATGTCTTTTGAGATACACTG GTTTTTAGATCCGTTGTTCTTCGGTGAATATCCCAAAGAAATGCGTGAGATGTTATCATCAAACTTACCAAAATTCTCCCTAGCAGAGAAGAGGCTGCTGCAAAACAAGGTTGATTTCATCGGAATAAACCACTACACTGCAATTTATGCCAAGGATTGCATGTTATCTTCGTGTGACCTTAACACTTACGAGGGAAATGCGTTGGTCCTTGCTATAGGTGAAAGAGACGGTGTACGAATTGGAAAACCG ACTGCACTCGATGGTTTTTATGATGTTCCAGAAGGCATGGAGAAGATCATCAAGTACGTCAATAAGAGATATGAGAACGTGCCTATCTATATTACTGAAAACG GCTACTCTCAACACAGCAGTAACGGTCTAGAAGGCTTGGTCAATGATGTTGGAAGGGTGAACTACCTGCATGGTTATCTCTCATTTGTCGCTTCTGCTGTCAG GAGAGGGGCAAACGTGCGTGGCTACTTCGTATGGAGTCTCATGGACAACTTCGAATGGGCGCATGGTTTCACCGTACGGTTCGGTTTATACCACGTGGATTTTAACACACAAGTGAGGACTCAAAAGATGTCTGCGAAGTGGTACCATGACTTCCTGATGAGTTCTAGGCCGGTGGACGCATTGCAGACTCTGAGAGAAGATTCTTGA